One stretch of Halichoerus grypus chromosome 8, mHalGry1.hap1.1, whole genome shotgun sequence DNA includes these proteins:
- the LOC118551634 gene encoding large ribosomal subunit protein eL39: protein MSSHKTFRIKRFLAKKQKQNRPIPQWIRMKTGNKIRYNSKRRHWRRTKLGL, encoded by the coding sequence ATGTCTTCCCACAAGACTTTCAGAATCAAGCGATTCctggccaagaaacaaaagcagaatcgtCCCATTCCCCAGTGGATTCGGATGAAAACTGGTAATAAGATCAGGTACAACTCTAAGAGGAGGCACTGGAGAAGAACCAAGCTGGGTCTATAA